The Prinia subflava isolate CZ2003 ecotype Zambia chromosome W unlocalized genomic scaffold, Cam_Psub_1.2 scaffold_51_NEW, whole genome shotgun sequence genome has a segment encoding these proteins:
- the LOC134565276 gene encoding protein NYNRIN-like isoform X2: MGYKGSPTLFGSQLAKELEIWTREGQVPRDQYLLLQYVDDILIATEEEMTCIKVTIEILNSLGMGGYKVSREKAQIAQQTVIYLGCEISQGQRKLGTNRIQAICAIPEPQNLHELRIFLGMTGWCRLWIMDYRLIAKPLYEAQKTQPFTWGKPQKEAFQKLKEALTTAPALELPDLSKDFQLYVHERQRLALGVLTQRLGSWKRPVGYFSKQLDNVSAGWPSCLRAVAATVLLIQEARKLTMGRHIDVYVPHMVTTVLEQKGGHWLSPSRMMKFQVTLTEQDDVALKTTNLLNPALFLGATAEEGPLEHDCLEVIEHTYSARTDLKDVPLEQPEWELFTDGSSFMENGARYAGYAVTTIDVVIEAKSLPPNTSAQRAELIALTRALELSEGKTVNIWTDSKYAFRVVHVHGALWKERGLLSSQGTNIKHQDAVLQLIDAVQKPEQVAIMHCKAHQSGNSKICEGNRKADWAARQVAREVQKTMALIPSRLNISQFNLPPKPNYTIEDDRLAQLLKAQKNAEGWYVTAQGQIVVPPLVMREILQVKHNECHWGAEALVKWLRQYLISVRMQTMAKSVMSKCEICLKNNPVARRQAQLGRIRIGIEPGDYWQVDFAELPKTRGYKYLLVGVDTFSGWPEALPCRTNQAKETVKWLLQEIIPRFGVPLGISSDRGPHFIATVVQEVSKLLGLSWDLHTPWRPQSSGQVERMNQTLKRQISKICQEAKLQWPQALPIALLRVRIKPRSGMSVSPYEILYGKPYESPNPNPNVHVTGKQDVYNYVLSLGKTLARLRSVLVWNRPLALENPVHNIEPGDEVYIKTWNEEPLKEKWTGPHQ, from the coding sequence atggggtacaaggggtcgcccactctctttggaagtcaactggcaaaagaactagaaatctggaccagagaagggcaagtaccaagagaccaatatttattactccagtatgtagatgacattttgattgcaacagaggaagaaatgacctgcataaaggtaaccattgagatcttaaattcattaggaatgggagggtataaggtatccagagaaaaagcacaaattgcccaacagactgtgatttacctgggatgtgaaatctcacaagggcagagaaaactgggtactaatcgtattcaagctatctgtgctattccagagccccagaatctacacgagctgcggatcttcctcggaatgacagggtggtgtcgcctgtggatcatggactataGACTGATCGCAAAACCCTTgtatgaggctcagaagacgcagccgttcacctggggcaaaccacagaaagaggccttccagaagttaaaggaagcactgacaactgctcctgctttggagttacctgatctgtctaaagactttcagctgtacgtgcatgaaaggcagcgactggcactgggagtcctgacccaacgactgggaagctggaaaaggccggtgggttacttttccaaacaactcgacaacgtaagtgccggatggccttcatgtctgcgggcagtggcagctaccgtgctgctgatacaggaagccaggaagctcacaatgggaagacacatagatgtctatgtgccacacatggtaactacagtcctggaacaaaaggggggccattggctctctccaagccggatgatgaagtttcaggtaaccctgactgagcaggatgatgttgcactaaaaacaactaacctcttgaatccagctctatttctaggtgccacagctgaggaaggtccattagagcatgactgtctagaagtcatcgagcacacttattcagcaagaacagatctgaaggatgtccccctggagcaaccagagtgggaactctttacagatggaagcagcttcatggagaacggagccagatacgcgggatatgcggtaactacaattgatgtagtaatagaggcaaaatcactaccacctaacacgtctgcacaaagggcagaactaatcgcattaaccagagcactcgagctgagtgaagggaagacagtgaatatttggactgattccaaatatgccttcagagtagtgcatgtacacggagctttatggaaagaaagaggactgctgtcctcccaagggacaaatattaaacatcaagatgcagtcctacaattgatagatgcagtacaaaaacctgaacaagtagcaatcatgcactgcaaggcacatcaatcaggcaactccaaaatttgtgaaggaaatcgaaaagcagattgggcagcccgtcaggtagcgcgagaggtgcagaaaacaatggcattgataccatcaagacttaatatctctcaatttaatttgcctccgaagccaaactatacaatcgaagatgacagactagcacaactgctgaaggcacagaagaacgcagaagggtggtatgtaaccgcacaagggcaaatagtggtacctcctttggtaatgagagaaattttacaggtaaaacataatgagtgtcactggggtgcagaggcgttggtaaagtggttaagacaatacctaatctcagtacggatgcaaacaatggccaagtcagtaatgtctaaatgtgaaatctgtctgaaaaacaacccagtagctagacgacaggcacagttaggcagaattcggataggaatagaaccaggagactattggcaagtggattttgcagaactgccaaaaactcggggatacaaatacctgttagtaggggttgacacgttttctggatggccagaagcccttccctgtcgcacaaaccaagcaaaggaaacagttaagtggttattacaggagatcattcccaggtttggggtgcccctagggatatcatcagacagaggcccacacttcatagccacggtggtacaagaggtaagcaagttattgggattatcttgggacctccacacaccatggagaccccagtcaagtgggcaagtagaaagaatgaaccagacactgaagaggcagatcagtaaaatatgccaggaagccaaactgcagtggccacaggctttgccgatagcattgctgagggttcggataaagcctaggagtgggatgtcagttagtccttatgaaatattgtatgggaaaccatatgaatctcctaaccccaatccaaatgttcatgtcacagggaaacaagatgtgtataattatgttctgtccctcgggaaaactctagctcggcttcgaagtgttctcgtgtggaacagaccactggccctggagaatccagtccacaatatcgaaccaggagatgaggtatacatcaaaacctggaacgaagaaccactaaaagagaagtggactggtccccatcag
- the LOC134565276 gene encoding protein NYNRIN-like isoform X1 gives MGYKGSPTLFGSQLAKELEIWTREGQVPRDQYLLLQYVDDILIATEEEMTCIKVTIEILNSLGMGGYKVSREKAQIAQQTVIYLGCEISQGQRKLGTNRIQAICAIPEPQNLHELRIFLGMTGWCRLWIMDYRLIAKPLYEAQKTQPFTWGKPQKEAFQKLKEALTTAPALELPDLSKDFQLYVHERQRLALGVLTQRLGSWKRPVGYFSKQLDNVSAGWPSCLRAVAATVLLIQEARKLTMGRHIDVYVPHMVTTVLEQKGGHWLSPSRMMKFQVTLTEQDDVALKTTNLLNPALFLGATAEEGPLEHDCLEVIEHTYSARTDLKDVPLEQPEWELFTDGSSFMENGARYAGYAVTTIDVVIEAKSLPPNTSAQRAELIALTRALELSEGKTVNIWTDSKYAFRVVHVHGALWKERGLLSSQGTNIKHQDAVLQLIDAVQKPEQVAIMHCKAHQSGNSKICEGNRKADWAARQVAREVQKTMALIPSRLNISQFNLPPKPNYTIEDDRLAQLLKAQKNAEGWYVTAQGQIVVPPLVMREILQVKHNECHWGAEALVKWLRQYLISVRMQTMAKSVMSKCEICLKNNPVARRQAQLGRIRIGIEPGDYWQVDFAELPKTRGYKYLLVGVDTFSGWPEALPCRTNQAKETVKWLLQEIIPRFGVPLGISSDRGPHFIATVVQEVSKLLGLSWDLHTPWRPQSSGQVERMNQTLKRQISKICQEAKLQWPQALPIALLRVRIKPRSGMSVSPYEILYGKPYESPNPNPNVHVTGKQDVYNYVLSLGKTLARLRSVLVWNRPLALENPVHNIEPGDEVYIKTWNEEPLKEKWTGPHQFTES, from the coding sequence atggggtacaaggggtcgcccactctctttggaagtcaactggcaaaagaactagaaatctggaccagagaagggcaagtaccaagagaccaatatttattactccagtatgtagatgacattttgattgcaacagaggaagaaatgacctgcataaaggtaaccattgagatcttaaattcattaggaatgggagggtataaggtatccagagaaaaagcacaaattgcccaacagactgtgatttacctgggatgtgaaatctcacaagggcagagaaaactgggtactaatcgtattcaagctatctgtgctattccagagccccagaatctacacgagctgcggatcttcctcggaatgacagggtggtgtcgcctgtggatcatggactataGACTGATCGCAAAACCCTTgtatgaggctcagaagacgcagccgttcacctggggcaaaccacagaaagaggccttccagaagttaaaggaagcactgacaactgctcctgctttggagttacctgatctgtctaaagactttcagctgtacgtgcatgaaaggcagcgactggcactgggagtcctgacccaacgactgggaagctggaaaaggccggtgggttacttttccaaacaactcgacaacgtaagtgccggatggccttcatgtctgcgggcagtggcagctaccgtgctgctgatacaggaagccaggaagctcacaatgggaagacacatagatgtctatgtgccacacatggtaactacagtcctggaacaaaaggggggccattggctctctccaagccggatgatgaagtttcaggtaaccctgactgagcaggatgatgttgcactaaaaacaactaacctcttgaatccagctctatttctaggtgccacagctgaggaaggtccattagagcatgactgtctagaagtcatcgagcacacttattcagcaagaacagatctgaaggatgtccccctggagcaaccagagtgggaactctttacagatggaagcagcttcatggagaacggagccagatacgcgggatatgcggtaactacaattgatgtagtaatagaggcaaaatcactaccacctaacacgtctgcacaaagggcagaactaatcgcattaaccagagcactcgagctgagtgaagggaagacagtgaatatttggactgattccaaatatgccttcagagtagtgcatgtacacggagctttatggaaagaaagaggactgctgtcctcccaagggacaaatattaaacatcaagatgcagtcctacaattgatagatgcagtacaaaaacctgaacaagtagcaatcatgcactgcaaggcacatcaatcaggcaactccaaaatttgtgaaggaaatcgaaaagcagattgggcagcccgtcaggtagcgcgagaggtgcagaaaacaatggcattgataccatcaagacttaatatctctcaatttaatttgcctccgaagccaaactatacaatcgaagatgacagactagcacaactgctgaaggcacagaagaacgcagaagggtggtatgtaaccgcacaagggcaaatagtggtacctcctttggtaatgagagaaattttacaggtaaaacataatgagtgtcactggggtgcagaggcgttggtaaagtggttaagacaatacctaatctcagtacggatgcaaacaatggccaagtcagtaatgtctaaatgtgaaatctgtctgaaaaacaacccagtagctagacgacaggcacagttaggcagaattcggataggaatagaaccaggagactattggcaagtggattttgcagaactgccaaaaactcggggatacaaatacctgttagtaggggttgacacgttttctggatggccagaagcccttccctgtcgcacaaaccaagcaaaggaaacagttaagtggttattacaggagatcattcccaggtttggggtgcccctagggatatcatcagacagaggcccacacttcatagccacggtggtacaagaggtaagcaagttattgggattatcttgggacctccacacaccatggagaccccagtcaagtgggcaagtagaaagaatgaaccagacactgaagaggcagatcagtaaaatatgccaggaagccaaactgcagtggccacaggctttgccgatagcattgctgagggttcggataaagcctaggagtgggatgtcagttagtccttatgaaatattgtatgggaaaccatatgaatctcctaaccccaatccaaatgttcatgtcacagggaaacaagatgtgtataattatgttctgtccctcgggaaaactctagctcggcttcgaagtgttctcgtgtggaacagaccactggccctggagaatccagtccacaatatcgaaccaggagatgaggtatacatcaaaacctggaacgaagaaccactaaaagagaagtggactggtccccatcag